One region of uncultured Methanolobus sp. genomic DNA includes:
- a CDS encoding cobaltochelatase subunit CobN produces the protein MIEKNIRKCRKISTFLLILILMTTTVSADENSDYEQELDMQDNLMDEYPQSTSVNSNPIIIGDPVAEDSRPKICYVLSRPYAVTLMQNVADDLEISSQMNVSVYLGTSYADLSFDLSDQDLVVLRNLDAYVIDSITPTVNEAKTNGAEIVSIGETLQTYGFHTVNTSDPEYSDIEVYQEYSSEENFKGLTTFLGVKLFNLNYTITEPVERPVYGIYHPLAPQIYENLSDYLDWYISTGTYDPETPTIAIITTSYKRVERDMPLLDPLVEEIEGKGYNAIVTTYAYADDKSLSYLMQDNKSIADAAIVISRGSRLHYKDNAQGIADLETLNITMLNGARLFSGVSVEEWEESIKGVPPAQQYQVAYAELDGIIEPIVISGKAIDEATNIEYNQPIDYQIEWLVDRTISWAELHEKDNSGKKVVIPYYNPEGGKADVGADIDYYLDAQASLANLLEAMKERGYDVGTEPLPDASELADMMVKRGHNVGSWAPGELNSMVENGTVILIPESQYMGWFDELSQEKQDEMTDMWGEAPGNIMVYENETGKYLVIPVLEFGNVLLAPDPQHGWSSSEKAMYNNGSYPPTHQCFAFYKYMAREYDADALFTIFSSVELMPGKECGLSAKDWGALLLEDMPHIHVLPMDAEGVFDRRRANMLVIDFMTPTIVPSGLYGDLANLQDEITLFKQATDSAVLENYRKSILNQTRSLSLDNDLAVDLDSIEGNTTQTDEFIDELSDYLYEIKTAYMPYGSHILGEVPEGESLVMLIKSMLGDEYVEHVEALGGNEELSVLLLNETILNSSSPYNAQIAVLGQNSTELGNDLDLALDYLGRIQDCECEITKILDALDGTYIAPGPSGDPIRNPDALPTGRNLCTFDDRLIPTKAAWGVGSELAEEMLDLKLEEDGAYPEKIAFLLWSVETTRNQGVMESEILKLLGIEPQYDSKNRVSGLRLMNSTELGRPRIDVMVVTSGLYRDVYPSKIELIDEAIKLAASADNDTYPNYVRIHSNETYQALIEEGYNESLAYNLSVAKIFCPALGAYTPGIQEVISSGTWDDSDEIAALYIESMGYVYGEGIWGEQYTDVLELNLADVNTAIFSRTSNLYGVLDHEMVAAYFGGLSMAVEYVSGSSPDMYINDLSSTAEIETLSEFLSKDLRSRYLNPAWIEGMMGNKFDGTRYMNSVYEVMRVWDVTDPSLVTDEMLNELYKTYFEDQYDIGVDEYLQSTNPYAYQSMAATALASIMDGDWDASNEVRRNLVKEYVESVVENGVTCCHHTCGNPLLNKFIQGEMQTAGLSQETQDAYRKRMYDATLRDDFLTQQQLDTNSLTRDDSLNAVQRSMASGSSNRTTVSDSGGAGTDSTTPVQDTVKSTPDNYVEGYEMTPENVPEVESGSGFSVTGSEIMASILVLTGVGAIYLGFWRRK, from the coding sequence TCTATTTAGGAACATCTTATGCAGACCTGAGTTTTGATCTGAGTGATCAGGACCTGGTCGTCCTGAGAAATCTGGATGCCTATGTTATAGATTCAATCACACCCACTGTAAACGAAGCAAAAACAAATGGTGCTGAAATAGTATCCATAGGTGAAACACTACAGACTTATGGGTTCCATACAGTAAATACATCTGACCCGGAGTATTCTGATATTGAAGTGTATCAGGAGTATTCATCAGAGGAAAATTTCAAAGGGCTTACCACTTTCCTTGGAGTCAAACTTTTCAATCTGAATTATACTATCACAGAACCGGTGGAAAGACCTGTATATGGAATCTACCATCCTCTTGCACCGCAAATTTACGAAAATCTAAGTGATTATCTTGACTGGTATATCTCAACAGGAACATATGACCCTGAGACACCTACAATTGCAATAATAACTACCAGCTACAAACGAGTGGAAAGAGATATGCCTTTACTTGATCCGCTTGTAGAGGAAATTGAGGGCAAGGGGTACAATGCAATAGTCACAACCTATGCATATGCGGATGACAAATCACTCAGCTATCTGATGCAGGATAACAAGTCCATTGCAGATGCTGCAATTGTAATATCCCGTGGTTCACGTCTGCATTACAAAGACAATGCACAGGGAATTGCCGATCTGGAAACACTGAATATAACCATGCTCAATGGTGCACGCCTGTTCTCAGGAGTAAGTGTTGAAGAATGGGAAGAAAGCATTAAAGGAGTACCGCCTGCCCAGCAATATCAGGTTGCATATGCAGAGTTAGATGGTATTATAGAACCAATAGTCATTAGTGGAAAGGCCATAGATGAGGCTACTAATATTGAGTACAATCAGCCAATTGATTATCAGATAGAATGGCTCGTTGACAGGACAATATCATGGGCAGAGTTACATGAGAAAGACAATTCCGGGAAAAAAGTGGTAATTCCATATTATAACCCTGAAGGTGGAAAAGCAGATGTTGGTGCTGATATTGACTACTATCTTGATGCACAGGCCAGTCTTGCAAACCTGCTTGAAGCCATGAAAGAACGTGGTTATGACGTTGGAACTGAGCCGCTGCCAGATGCCAGTGAACTCGCTGACATGATGGTTAAAAGAGGACACAATGTGGGTAGCTGGGCTCCCGGTGAACTAAACAGCATGGTTGAGAACGGAACCGTGATTCTCATTCCTGAATCTCAGTACATGGGATGGTTCGATGAGCTTTCCCAGGAAAAGCAGGATGAAATGACGGATATGTGGGGTGAAGCACCCGGTAATATCATGGTCTATGAGAATGAGACCGGTAAATATCTTGTCATTCCTGTTCTGGAATTCGGAAACGTCCTCCTGGCACCGGATCCACAGCATGGCTGGTCTTCCAGTGAAAAGGCAATGTATAACAATGGTTCATATCCTCCAACACACCAGTGTTTTGCATTCTACAAATACATGGCAAGGGAATATGATGCTGATGCATTGTTTACGATATTCTCAAGTGTTGAACTGATGCCTGGAAAGGAATGTGGCCTGTCAGCAAAGGACTGGGGAGCACTACTACTTGAAGATATGCCTCATATTCACGTTCTTCCAATGGATGCGGAAGGCGTCTTTGACAGAAGAAGGGCCAACATGCTGGTCATTGATTTCATGACACCAACGATAGTTCCTTCTGGTCTCTATGGTGACCTTGCAAACCTCCAGGATGAAATAACACTTTTCAAGCAGGCAACGGATTCTGCTGTTCTGGAAAATTACAGGAAAAGCATCCTGAACCAGACAAGGTCTCTTAGTCTTGATAACGATCTCGCTGTTGACCTTGATTCCATAGAGGGCAATACTACGCAGACAGATGAGTTCATTGATGAATTATCTGATTATCTGTACGAGATCAAGACAGCTTACATGCCATACGGTTCGCATATCCTTGGAGAAGTTCCTGAAGGAGAAAGCCTGGTTATGCTCATAAAAAGCATGTTGGGAGATGAATATGTAGAGCACGTGGAAGCACTTGGAGGAAATGAAGAACTCTCTGTTCTGCTGCTTAACGAAACGATACTGAACAGTAGCTCTCCATATAATGCCCAGATAGCAGTACTTGGGCAAAACTCAACGGAGCTTGGTAATGATCTTGATCTTGCATTGGATTATCTGGGCAGGATACAGGACTGTGAATGCGAGATTACAAAGATACTGGATGCTCTGGATGGAACATATATAGCACCAGGGCCATCAGGCGATCCGATAAGGAATCCTGATGCTTTGCCAACCGGCAGAAATCTCTGTACATTCGATGACCGTCTGATCCCAACAAAGGCAGCATGGGGTGTAGGTTCAGAACTTGCGGAAGAGATGCTTGACCTTAAACTTGAGGAAGATGGTGCCTATCCTGAAAAGATTGCCTTCCTGCTGTGGTCTGTGGAAACAACCAGGAACCAGGGAGTTATGGAATCTGAAATTCTCAAGTTGCTTGGTATTGAACCGCAATATGACAGCAAGAACAGGGTGTCAGGTCTTAGACTCATGAATTCCACGGAACTTGGCAGACCAAGGATCGATGTCATGGTGGTTACTTCAGGTCTTTACCGTGATGTGTATCCAAGCAAAATAGAACTCATCGATGAGGCTATAAAGCTGGCAGCTTCAGCAGACAATGATACATATCCAAATTATGTGAGAATTCATTCCAACGAAACGTATCAGGCTCTTATTGAGGAAGGATATAATGAGTCTCTGGCGTACAATCTCTCAGTAGCCAAGATATTCTGTCCGGCTCTTGGAGCTTACACACCCGGAATCCAGGAAGTTATCAGTAGTGGTACGTGGGATGATTCCGATGAGATCGCTGCTCTCTACATTGAAAGTATGGGATATGTTTATGGTGAAGGAATCTGGGGCGAGCAGTATACAGATGTTCTGGAATTGAATCTTGCAGATGTAAATACGGCAATATTCAGCAGGACATCAAATCTGTACGGTGTGCTTGATCATGAAATGGTTGCTGCTTATTTCGGAGGACTCAGCATGGCTGTGGAGTATGTAAGTGGTTCTTCGCCTGACATGTATATCAATGACCTCAGCAGCACAGCAGAGATTGAGACTCTCAGTGAGTTCCTAAGTAAAGATCTGCGTTCCCGTTATCTCAATCCAGCCTGGATAGAGGGAATGATGGGTAACAAATTTGACGGAACCCGATATATGAATTCAGTTTATGAGGTAATGAGAGTATGGGATGTAACTGATCCTTCTTTAGTTACCGATGAGATGTTAAACGAGTTGTATAAAACATACTTCGAAGACCAGTATGATATTGGCGTTGATGAGTATCTACAGTCTACAAATCCATATGCTTACCAGTCCATGGCTGCTACAGCATTGGCATCAATAATGGATGGTGATTGGGATGCTTCAAATGAAGTACGCCGGAATTTGGTTAAAGAGTATGTAGAATCTGTTGTCGAGAATGGTGTAACCTGCTGTCACCATACCTGCGGTAATCCGCTCCTGAATAAATTCATACAAGGGGAAATGCAGACAGCTGGGCTTAGTCAGGAAACACAGGATGCATACAGAAAACGGATGTATGATGCCACTCTCAGAGATGATTTTTTGACACAGCAACAACTTGACACCAATTCATTAACAAGAGATGACTCTCTTAACGCTGTCCAAAGATCCATGGCCAGTGGTTCATCTAACCGGACTACAGTGTCAGATTCTGGAGGAGCGGGAACAGATTCTACTACTCCTGTACAGGATACTGTGAAATCAACTCCTGACAACTATGTTGAAGGCTATGAGATGACCCCGGAAAATGTACCGGAGGTTGAAAGCGGAAGCGGATTTTCAGTTACCGGTTCAGAAATCATGGCTTCAATACTGGTGCTTACCGGTGTGGGGGCAATATATCTGGGATTCTGGAGAAGGAAATAA